The proteins below come from a single Perca flavescens isolate YP-PL-M2 chromosome 8, PFLA_1.0, whole genome shotgun sequence genomic window:
- the herpud1 gene encoding homocysteine-responsive endoplasmic reticulum-resident ubiquitin-like domain member 1 protein, producing MDVGDSQQKTITIFIKTPNQSQEDQTVKNVYLNWTVKDLKTHLSTVFTTKPTVSDQRLIYAGKLLPDHLHIKELFRQTDSIPTLHLVCAFRIPSQEPLGARPKTKETEQPRPSSPRTMASSASPSPSSPSSTVQSSSTPKLRQRRQTSSAAAPAHTHTPASPPGTPSWSAAGMPGAPQMTQPAFPTYSLYSPQQLLWLQHVYARQYYMQYHAALVAAGTVPSAPVTTIGQYPPVPAHQAPVPNPLANQNPIENLPANQNQGGAFINPGEVNQNMRMNAQDGPVMEDEDNMERDWLDWLYSAARFGILAVIVYFNSNLSRFILVMSTLLLMYLHTVGWFPFRRRVQVQGLHHLPPAELQQNENRNQNPVDELADRQREEPAAALDGLDGQGPMMAVLVPPHRVSVMWMAWVFFKTFFSSLIPEVPQGMAN from the exons ATGGATGTGGGAGATTCTCAACAAAAAACGAttactatttttataaaaacgccTAATCAATCTCAGGAGGACCAAACCGTCAAAAACGTCTATCTGAACTGGACTGTAAAGGacctaaaaacacatttgtcgACTGTTTTCACAACTAAACCG ACTGTGAGTGACCAGAGACTCATCTATGCTGGTAAACTGCTGCCCGATCATCTGCACATCAAAGAACTCTTCAGACAA ACTGACTCCATTCCCACACTGCACCTGGTGTGTGCTTTTAGGATTCCATCCCAAGAACCCCTTGGAGCTAGACCTAAG ACCAAAGAGACCGAACAGCCACGGCCCTCCAGTCCGAGGACCATGGCGTCCTCTGCTTCACCCAGTCCCAGCAGCCCCTCCTCCACAGTCCAGAGTTCCAGCACACCGAAGCTGAGACAGAGGAGACAGACCTCTtcagctgctgctccagctCACACGCATACCCCAGCCTCTCCACCAGGAACTCCTTCATGGTCTGCTGCTGGAAT GCCTGGAGCACCACAGATGACCCAACCAGCCTTTCCCACCTATTCTCTGTACAGCCCTCAACAGCTACTGTGGCTCCAGCATGTTTACGCTAGACAGTATTACATGCAATA CCACGCAGCATTGGTCGCAGCAGGCACTGTCCCCTCTGCACCAGTTACAACCATTGGCCAGTATCCTCCTGTTCCTGCCCACCAAGCACCTGTCCCAAACCCCTTGGCCAATCAGAACCCCATTGAGAACCTGCCAGCGAATCAGAACCAGGGCGGCGCATTCATCAACCCAGGGGAGGTCAACCAGAACATGAGGATGAACGCACAGGACGGGCCTGTAATGGAGGACGAGGACAATATGGAGCGCGATTGGCTGGACTGGTTGTACTCTGCTGCAAGATTCGGCATTTTGGCTGTAATTGTGTACTTCAACTCCAACCTGAGTCGCTTTATCCTGGTGATGAGCACCCTCCTCCTCATGTACCT ACACACTGTTGGTTGGTTTCCTTTCAGAAGACGAGTGCAGGTCCAAGGACTCCACCATCTCCCACCCGCTGAGCTCCAGCAGAATGAGAACAGGAACCAAAATCCA GTAGACGAGCTTGCTGACAGACAAAGGGAGGAACCTGCTGCTGCACTGGACGGATTGGACGGACAAGGACCAATGATGGCAGTTTTAGTGCCTCCTCACAGGGTGTCGGTCATGTGGATGGCCTGGGTTTTCTTCAAAaccttcttctcctccctcaTACCTGAGGTACCTCAGGGTATGGCCAACTGA